Proteins co-encoded in one bacterium genomic window:
- a CDS encoding peroxiredoxin, with product MALESSIKVGKCAPNFTMTSTKGATSPLDLGQPISLEDYSGKWLVLFFYPLDFTFVCPTEILSFSDSYGHFVDLNTEVLGVSVDSIYSHWAWVNTPIEENGIKGLRYPLASDITKEVARSYGVLIEEEGIALRGLFIIDPQGVLQYVQVTNLNVGRSVGETLRILEALQTGGLCPADWRPGQDLLKIK from the coding sequence ATGGCATTAGAATCGAGTATAAAAGTCGGCAAATGTGCGCCGAATTTCACTATGACTTCAACTAAAGGCGCGACCAGTCCGTTGGATTTAGGGCAACCTATTTCCCTGGAAGATTACAGCGGAAAATGGCTGGTTTTGTTCTTTTACCCGTTGGATTTCACTTTTGTGTGCCCGACGGAGATTTTGTCCTTTTCGGATAGCTATGGCCATTTTGTCGACCTCAATACGGAAGTTTTGGGCGTGTCGGTCGATAGTATTTATAGTCATTGGGCTTGGGTTAATACCCCTATCGAAGAGAACGGTATTAAAGGACTTCGATATCCTTTGGCAAGTGATATCACAAAAGAAGTTGCCCGAAGCTATGGAGTGTTAATCGAAGAGGAAGGGATCGCTCTGCGCGGCTTGTTTATTATCGATCCGCAAGGGGTGCTTCAATATGTTCAAGTAACGAATTTGAATGTAGGCAGGAGCGTTGGCGAAACCCTACGGATATTAGAGGCGCTTCAAACGGGTGGATTATGCCCAGCAGACTGGCGGCCTGGTCAAGATTTGTTAAAGATTAAGTAA
- a CDS encoding GH116 family glycosyl-hydrolase encodes MSNQWKTVKEIPFTPEELLDRRGRYSYTGEKLDQVAFPLGGIGTGCVSFSGRGSLMDWELFNKPNIGFIPRYSFISLWAKPTGQEPVFRVLEGRLLPPYTGHLHERPTMWVSHGSGPSQPLASGLPRMEKCKFTGRFPFAQVDLSDKELPITATIEAWSPFIPGNDRESSMPVAILKVTLKNTSDKTVEAALGANVQNLAGYPDIGGGVNDLVREKNMDALAMSTVKHAPDAAQFGTMALATTEKLTSWQRNWAPDDISDFMVLQHFADTFAANGAFDLDPNVKAPPVEPTDIPNRLVGSIGVKFTLKPGEKRTVPIILAWHFPNYPTCEGPKGTWPNYYATQWTDATDVARYVVNNMKRLEAETRKFQKTLFSSTLPGVVMEAISSQLSILRSPTMVRFTNGTLWGYEGCCAVEGCCNGTCNHVWNYQQTIPYLFPKLQRSIIENFLNYGMNKVGCVQYRMPLVQETQPTGYEGAVDGQMGQVCWVYREWQTYGDENWMKDMWPKVKKALEYAWVDWDPDKDGLMTGARLNTLDLHFNSPETMCGSLYQAALLAGEKMALHMGDVEAAQEYRKVFESGKKLSDEKLFNGEYYHQMLPADGDYQLGIGCISEQVHGQLYSRMLDFEDIYSRENLHKAMASLFKYNYCDDFSGRINANRVYAINNERGILIADWPKGGKPVHPLLYCDETQIGYEYQVAGNLLYEGYLLEGLTVFKSIRDRFDGKKRNPYNEFECGNHYVRSMGNYSALLALSGYRYSAVEKLLKLTPQINADDFRVFFGADSGWGAVAQKIAGGKQTVTIEVQQGKLAVGKFLLKTDKAYKTATVKVGATSVKAKPCPADGLTLVELEKTVEATPSMKVVVELG; translated from the coding sequence ATGAGCAACCAATGGAAGACCGTTAAAGAAATTCCCTTCACGCCTGAAGAGTTGTTGGATAGGCGTGGGCGTTATAGTTACACGGGAGAGAAATTAGACCAGGTGGCGTTTCCGCTGGGAGGCATCGGCACGGGATGTGTCAGCTTCTCCGGCCGTGGTTCGCTGATGGATTGGGAGCTTTTCAATAAACCCAATATCGGCTTTATCCCTCGATATAGTTTTATATCGCTTTGGGCTAAGCCAACAGGACAAGAGCCGGTTTTTCGTGTGCTGGAAGGGCGATTGCTTCCGCCTTACACCGGACACCTGCATGAAAGACCGACGATGTGGGTCAGCCACGGTTCGGGACCATCACAACCGTTAGCTTCGGGGCTTCCGCGCATGGAGAAGTGCAAGTTCACTGGCCGTTTCCCTTTCGCGCAGGTTGATTTGTCTGATAAAGAACTCCCGATTACGGCCACGATTGAGGCTTGGAGCCCGTTCATACCCGGCAATGACCGCGAATCTTCTATGCCGGTTGCTATTTTAAAAGTGACTCTTAAGAATACAAGCGATAAGACGGTCGAGGCGGCGCTTGGCGCAAATGTTCAGAATTTGGCCGGTTATCCTGATATAGGCGGCGGCGTTAATGATTTAGTGCGTGAGAAAAACATGGATGCGCTGGCGATGTCGACCGTCAAGCATGCTCCTGATGCGGCGCAGTTTGGAACGATGGCGTTGGCCACTACCGAGAAATTGACTTCCTGGCAGCGCAATTGGGCTCCGGATGACATCAGTGATTTCATGGTGCTCCAGCATTTTGCCGATACGTTTGCTGCAAATGGCGCTTTTGATCTCGATCCTAATGTCAAAGCTCCACCGGTAGAACCTACTGATATACCCAACCGTTTGGTGGGTTCGATTGGCGTCAAGTTCACCCTCAAACCCGGCGAGAAACGAACGGTTCCAATTATTCTGGCATGGCACTTCCCAAACTACCCAACTTGCGAGGGGCCTAAAGGTACTTGGCCGAATTATTATGCCACCCAATGGACGGACGCTACTGACGTTGCCCGTTATGTAGTTAATAACATGAAGCGGTTGGAAGCTGAAACGCGCAAGTTCCAAAAGACACTTTTCTCCTCAACCCTCCCGGGCGTGGTAATGGAAGCGATTTCAAGCCAGCTTTCTATACTACGTTCACCGACGATGGTGCGATTTACCAACGGTACGCTTTGGGGATACGAAGGTTGCTGCGCTGTCGAAGGTTGCTGTAATGGAACCTGTAATCACGTTTGGAATTATCAACAGACGATTCCCTATCTCTTCCCCAAGCTCCAGCGCTCGATAATCGAGAATTTTTTAAACTACGGTATGAATAAAGTCGGCTGTGTTCAGTACCGCATGCCGCTCGTTCAGGAAACGCAGCCTACCGGCTATGAAGGCGCGGTTGATGGGCAGATGGGGCAGGTGTGTTGGGTCTATCGCGAGTGGCAGACCTACGGCGATGAGAATTGGATGAAGGATATGTGGCCGAAGGTCAAAAAGGCTCTCGAATATGCTTGGGTTGATTGGGATCCGGACAAGGATGGCTTAATGACCGGGGCTCGCCTCAACACACTTGACCTTCACTTTAATTCACCCGAAACCATGTGCGGAAGTCTTTATCAGGCTGCGCTTTTGGCCGGCGAGAAAATGGCGCTTCATATGGGCGATGTGGAAGCGGCGCAAGAGTATCGCAAGGTCTTTGAATCAGGCAAGAAACTTAGTGATGAGAAACTATTTAACGGTGAATATTATCACCAGATGCTTCCCGCGGATGGCGACTATCAGCTTGGGATCGGCTGCATCTCGGAGCAGGTTCACGGCCAGCTTTATTCACGCATGTTAGACTTCGAAGATATTTATAGCCGCGAAAACCTGCATAAAGCGATGGCATCGCTGTTCAAATATAACTATTGCGATGACTTCTCGGGCCGTATTAACGCCAATCGTGTTTATGCGATCAACAACGAGCGCGGAATTCTCATCGCTGATTGGCCTAAGGGCGGTAAGCCTGTCCATCCGCTGCTCTATTGCGACGAGACTCAGATTGGCTATGAATATCAGGTTGCGGGCAATCTGCTCTATGAAGGCTATCTACTTGAAGGTTTGACGGTGTTTAAGTCCATTCGTGACCGATTCGACGGCAAGAAGCGCAACCCGTATAACGAGTTCGAGTGCGGCAACCACTATGTACGCTCGATGGGCAACTATTCGGCCCTTTTGGCGTTGTCAGGCTATCGCTATTCTGCCGTAGAGAAGCTGCTTAAGCTAACCCCACAAATAAATGCCGATGACTTCCGTGTCTTTTTCGGCGCTGACTCAGGTTGGGGCGCAGTTGCTCAGAAGATAGCTGGCGGCAAGCAAACGGTTACTATTGAAGTTCAGCAAGGCAAACTAGCGGTCGGCAAGTTCTTGCTAAAAACCGACAAGGCCTACAAGACCGCCACGGTTAAAGTTGGAGCTACATCCGTCAAAGCTAAACCTTGCCCTGCCGACGGGTTGACTTTGGTTGAGTTAGAAAAGACTGTTGAGGCAACACCCAGCATGAAGGTTGTTGTGGAATTAGGGTAA
- the purM gene encoding phosphoribosylformylglycinamidine cyclo-ligase yields MNNPMTYKAAGVDIDEANLAVGRMRDVIRSTYTPAVLSDVGAFGGLFKATFEGYNDPVLVSSIDGVGTKTKIAQVMARYDTIGRDLVNHSINDILVQGARPLFFLDYFGTGQLDATIASQIVTSIAEACKESGCVLLGGETAQMPDVYHGADFDLVGTIVGIVDREKMLPTTQVMPGCAVIGIASSGLHTNGYTLARRVLFDMAKLNPGSYVPELNSTVGDVLMAVHRSYAPDILPLLDEFPIAALAHITGGGFYDNIPRVIPSDCRVAIERRSWEVPPIYRLIQESGQVPDYDMFHTFNMGIGMVLICGRDIAATVVERLNAQVTQAAIIGEVSRGAHDVQLV; encoded by the coding sequence TAGCGGTCGGTCGGATGCGCGATGTTATTCGCAGCACCTATACTCCGGCAGTGCTGAGTGATGTTGGGGCCTTCGGCGGGCTGTTCAAGGCCACATTTGAAGGCTATAATGACCCCGTTTTGGTTAGCAGCATCGATGGCGTCGGCACAAAAACAAAGATCGCACAGGTTATGGCTCGTTACGATACCATCGGCCGTGATTTAGTGAACCACAGCATTAACGATATTTTGGTTCAGGGAGCAAGGCCTCTCTTCTTCCTCGACTACTTCGGAACTGGCCAGCTTGATGCCACCATCGCATCTCAGATTGTTACCAGCATCGCCGAAGCTTGTAAAGAATCTGGGTGTGTGCTGCTTGGGGGAGAGACGGCGCAGATGCCCGATGTCTATCACGGCGCTGATTTTGATCTTGTAGGAACCATTGTCGGTATCGTTGACCGAGAAAAGATGCTGCCAACGACTCAGGTGATGCCCGGATGTGCTGTTATAGGGATTGCCTCTTCAGGATTACATACCAACGGGTATACCTTGGCAAGGCGGGTACTTTTTGATATGGCGAAACTCAACCCTGGCTCTTATGTGCCGGAATTGAACTCAACGGTCGGCGATGTGCTGATGGCGGTGCACCGTTCCTACGCTCCGGATATTTTGCCGCTATTGGACGAATTCCCAATCGCAGCGTTGGCTCACATCACTGGCGGAGGGTTTTACGATAATATTCCGCGTGTTATCCCATCAGACTGCCGAGTAGCAATCGAGCGCCGAAGCTGGGAAGTGCCGCCAATTTATCGCCTTATCCAGGAAAGCGGCCAGGTTCCTGACTACGATATGTTCCACACCTTCAATATGGGCATCGGAATGGTATTGATCTGCGGGCGTGATATTGCTGCGACTGTTGTCGAGCGCCTCAACGCTCAAGTCACCCAAGCCGCCATCATCGGCGAAGTCTCCCGCGGCGCCCACGACGTTCAGTTGGTGTAA
- a CDS encoding glycosyltransferase gives MKRVAQVKRFWINGTETWLDCQMQNLTNFTPLVYAETISPNFCKTNYPVNMPPIKPRGFEKVFKAIKQMPPSLTTFFARQITFDGARLIHAHFGTDARYFLGVAKRTGLPLVVTFHGHDAYRFPNTLGGLAKYYYRKLWEQASMVLTISDHMRHTLMELGCPEEKLKVLKVGVNLELFEFSPPKPEETLRFVCVAGFRPKKGLHRLIEAFQLVKQEKNNAELVLIGDGPLREKCEKLASELGVAESITFTGHVPLTEVAMLLKCAHIYVQPSVTAPNGDKEGIPVTLMEALARGVPCIATQHSGIPELIEDGVSGCLVPENDVGALAQAMIGLADHPERWQSMGEAGRMRVEMEHNLMKQTEKLEAIYNEIVLPLERSVAIETFAA, from the coding sequence TTGAAGCGAGTTGCTCAAGTTAAAAGGTTTTGGATTAATGGAACGGAAACATGGCTTGATTGCCAAATGCAGAATCTAACGAATTTCACTCCCTTAGTGTATGCTGAGACGATTAGCCCGAATTTCTGTAAGACCAATTATCCAGTGAATATGCCTCCTATCAAACCGAGAGGATTTGAGAAGGTTTTTAAAGCCATTAAACAGATGCCACCTAGCTTGACCACTTTCTTTGCCCGGCAAATTACCTTTGATGGCGCCCGCTTGATTCATGCTCATTTTGGAACGGATGCTCGCTACTTTCTCGGCGTTGCCAAACGTACAGGACTTCCACTTGTCGTTACATTTCATGGACACGATGCATATCGCTTTCCGAATACACTGGGCGGATTGGCTAAGTATTATTATCGAAAGCTGTGGGAGCAGGCCAGCATGGTTTTGACTATCTCTGATCACATGCGCCACACGCTTATGGAGTTGGGATGTCCCGAAGAGAAATTGAAAGTATTAAAGGTTGGAGTTAATCTTGAACTCTTTGAATTCAGCCCGCCAAAGCCTGAAGAAACTCTTCGTTTTGTTTGTGTTGCAGGATTTAGACCCAAGAAAGGGCTTCATCGGTTAATTGAAGCCTTTCAGCTTGTTAAGCAGGAAAAGAATAATGCTGAATTAGTGCTTATTGGGGACGGTCCTCTTCGCGAAAAGTGCGAAAAGCTTGCATCTGAACTCGGTGTTGCCGAAAGCATCACTTTCACTGGACATGTACCATTAACTGAGGTCGCTATGCTCCTCAAGTGCGCTCATATCTACGTTCAGCCATCTGTAACGGCTCCAAATGGGGATAAAGAAGGCATTCCTGTAACTTTGATGGAAGCTCTGGCTCGCGGAGTTCCGTGTATTGCCACCCAGCATTCAGGTATTCCAGAACTAATCGAGGATGGGGTTTCAGGTTGTCTTGTGCCTGAAAATGATGTCGGTGCGCTGGCTCAGGCTATGATTGGACTGGCTGATCACCCTGAACGATGGCAGTCAATGGGTGAAGCCGGCCGCATGCGCGTTGAGATGGAACACAATCTGATGAAGCAGACCGAAAAGCTGGAAGCCATTTATAATGAAATCGTGCTTCCACTGGAAAGAAGTGTTGCTATCGAGACCTTTGCGGCTTAG
- a CDS encoding GH116 family glycosyl-hydrolase, with amino-acid sequence MNQKTIKEIPYTAKQLLDKKGRFTYRGEYLKEIAFPLGGIGSGCVSFSGLGALVDWEIFNKPNKGYRPRYSFLSLWAKPQGEERVFRVLEGRLLPPYNEPLGSKPWIENAGPGFGPLQAHASGLPRWEKCTFTGRFPFAQVELADKEVPVTATIEAWSPFIPGNDHDSSLPVAVLNVTLKNISNKSVEAALGANLQNLCGFPEIGGAINNLVHETNMDALAMSSVKHTPDSPCFGTMTLATSEKLTSWQQHWGNGSDMINDFMTLQHFVDTFAATGDFNLNPNDKPSPAEPHDHLNAMVGSIGIKVTLKPGEQRTIPLVLAWHFPNMQTWKGYVWKNYYATQWEDATDVASYVINNMKRLEGETRKFQKALFASTLPGVVMESISTQLAILRTPTVVRFPNGTLWGWEGCNASEGCCSGTCNHVWNYQQAIPYLFPKLQRSIIENFWHNGMREDGCVQYRMPMKQETRPDDFEPAADGQSGQICWVYREWQTLGDDEWLKMMWPATKKAMGYIISQWDADKDGLMHGPRLNTLDLHLNSPDTLCGSLYQSALLAAEKMAQHMGDTKTAKEYRAIFESGKKLTDAELFNGEYYHQKLPLEGNLQLGLGCTSEQVHGQLYSRMFDLEDIYGRENIHTALGSLFKYNFVDSSARRMNVHRVYSVNDEAGILIATWPKGGRPKFPLLYCHETMTGFEYQVAGNLLYEGYLLEGLTVFKAIRDRFDGKKRNPYNEFECGNHYARSMANYSGLLALAGFRYSAVEKLLKLVPQVYADNFRTFFGVDSGWGTVAQKVVNGKQTIKIEVQHGKLAVGMLLLKTEKLSKTVKAKVGNIPVNAKLTQVDGLTRVELEKVVEATPTKSVIVELG; translated from the coding sequence TTGAACCAAAAGACTATAAAAGAAATCCCCTATACCGCTAAACAACTGCTTGATAAGAAGGGGCGATTTACTTATCGGGGCGAGTATTTGAAGGAGATTGCGTTCCCTTTGGGGGGGATTGGGTCGGGGTGTGTTAGTTTTTCAGGGTTGGGGGCTTTGGTGGATTGGGAAATATTCAACAAGCCAAATAAAGGGTATCGGCCTCGGTATAGTTTTCTCTCTCTTTGGGCAAAGCCTCAAGGGGAAGAGCGGGTCTTTCGGGTACTGGAAGGCCGGTTACTACCCCCTTATAACGAGCCGCTTGGGTCAAAGCCTTGGATCGAGAATGCGGGGCCTGGATTTGGGCCGCTTCAGGCGCATGCAAGTGGGTTGCCGCGATGGGAGAAATGCACTTTTACCGGACGCTTCCCGTTTGCTCAGGTCGAATTGGCGGACAAAGAAGTTCCTGTTACCGCCACAATCGAAGCGTGGAGCCCGTTTATACCGGGGAATGATCATGATTCCTCTTTGCCGGTTGCCGTTTTGAATGTGACCCTTAAAAACATTAGCAATAAGAGCGTTGAGGCGGCGCTTGGGGCTAATTTGCAGAATTTATGCGGCTTTCCCGAAATTGGCGGGGCGATTAATAACCTAGTTCACGAGACCAATATGGACGCGTTAGCGATGTCGAGCGTCAAGCATACGCCCGATTCTCCTTGTTTTGGCACGATGACGTTGGCGACTTCTGAAAAGTTGACTTCCTGGCAGCAGCACTGGGGCAACGGATCGGACATGATTAATGACTTCATGACCTTGCAGCACTTCGTTGATACCTTTGCCGCAACGGGCGATTTCAATCTCAATCCCAACGATAAACCTAGCCCTGCTGAGCCTCATGACCATTTGAATGCGATGGTTGGATCGATTGGCATCAAAGTAACCCTCAAGCCCGGAGAACAGCGAACAATCCCGTTGGTTTTGGCATGGCACTTCCCGAACATGCAAACCTGGAAAGGTTATGTTTGGAAAAACTATTATGCCACCCAGTGGGAAGATGCGACCGATGTGGCGAGTTATGTCATTAACAATATGAAGCGGTTGGAAGGGGAGACGCGCAAGTTCCAAAAGGCGTTATTTGCCTCAACGCTACCCGGTGTTGTAATGGAATCGATCTCGACCCAGCTTGCAATTTTGAGAACGCCGACCGTTGTCAGGTTCCCAAACGGCACGCTTTGGGGATGGGAAGGTTGCAATGCGAGCGAAGGATGCTGCAGCGGAACCTGCAACCATGTTTGGAATTATCAGCAGGCGATACCTTATCTGTTTCCAAAGCTACAGCGTTCGATTATCGAGAACTTTTGGCATAACGGCATGCGCGAGGATGGCTGTGTTCAATACCGAATGCCGATGAAGCAGGAGACGCGGCCTGATGATTTCGAGCCGGCGGCTGACGGGCAAAGTGGGCAGATTTGTTGGGTCTATCGAGAGTGGCAAACCTTGGGGGATGACGAATGGCTCAAGATGATGTGGCCAGCCACCAAAAAGGCGATGGGTTACATTATCAGTCAGTGGGATGCCGACAAAGACGGTCTCATGCACGGCCCAAGGCTTAACACACTCGATTTGCATTTGAATTCACCCGATACCCTTTGCGGCAGTCTCTACCAATCGGCTTTATTGGCGGCAGAGAAGATGGCGCAGCATATGGGTGATACGAAAACGGCGAAAGAGTACCGCGCGATTTTCGAATCGGGCAAAAAGCTAACGGATGCGGAGCTTTTTAATGGTGAATACTACCATCAGAAACTGCCTCTAGAAGGAAATCTCCAGCTTGGCCTTGGCTGCACGTCTGAGCAGGTTCACGGCCAACTCTATTCGCGCATGTTCGATTTAGAAGATATTTATGGCCGCGAGAACATCCATACTGCCCTGGGTTCGCTTTTTAAGTACAACTTCGTGGACAGCAGCGCGAGGCGAATGAATGTACACCGGGTGTATTCTGTAAACGATGAAGCCGGCATCCTCATCGCGACCTGGCCAAAGGGTGGTCGGCCAAAGTTTCCGCTGCTCTATTGTCACGAGACCATGACCGGATTTGAATATCAAGTTGCTGGGAACTTGTTATATGAAGGCTATCTGCTCGAGGGCTTGACGGTATTCAAAGCCATTCGCGACCGCTTCGACGGCAAGAAGCGCAATCCCTATAACGAGTTCGAATGCGGCAATCACTATGCCCGATCCATGGCCAATTATTCCGGCCTCTTGGCGCTGGCCGGTTTCCGCTATTCGGCCGTTGAGAAGTTATTAAAGCTCGTCCCACAAGTCTATGCCGATAACTTCCGCACCTTCTTCGGCGTCGATTCAGGTTGGGGAACCGTTGCTCAGAAGGTAGTTAACGGCAAGCAGACGATAAAGATTGAAGTCCAGCATGGCAAACTGGCGGTTGGCATGTTGCTGTTGAAGACTGAAAAATTGTCAAAGACTGTCAAAGCCAAGGTAGGAAACATCCCTGTCAATGCCAAACTCACCCAGGTTGATGGCTTGACCAGGGTTGAGTTGGAGAAGGTTGTCGAAGCGACACCTACTAAGTCGGTTATTGTTGAATTGGGGTAG